From a region of the Streptomyces sp. NBC_01454 genome:
- a CDS encoding bifunctional DNA primase/polymerase, giving the protein MPYNSPGSLRHAALAAAERGWRIFPLVPGAKRPAVRSWEQRATTDTDRIARCWTSGAYNIGIATGPSRLVVVDLDVPKHDQDVPPAGTPATVTSGADALAELAEQHGQPWPGDTYTIRTASGGTHLYFETPESMSLRNTAGTLGWKIDTRAGGGYVVGTGSMVADTAYTLASNADVAPLPEWLKKLLAPAPLPPQRPVRVPLIAEGRRGAYLTFVVNAERERVTGAPEGHRNNALYEASIALGQLVAGGELCTAFVTEHLTQAALLVGLGEIEARRTIASGFRAGAKRPRTFEQGSAA; this is encoded by the coding sequence ATGCCCTACAACTCCCCTGGCTCGCTGCGTCACGCCGCACTCGCTGCGGCCGAGCGCGGCTGGCGCATCTTCCCCCTCGTCCCGGGTGCCAAGCGCCCGGCCGTCCGCTCGTGGGAACAGCGCGCCACGACCGACACGGACCGTATCGCCCGCTGCTGGACTTCGGGCGCGTACAACATCGGCATCGCGACGGGCCCGTCACGGCTCGTTGTCGTCGACCTGGACGTGCCTAAGCACGACCAGGACGTGCCGCCCGCTGGCACGCCGGCGACCGTGACGAGCGGCGCTGACGCCCTGGCCGAGCTCGCCGAGCAGCACGGCCAGCCGTGGCCCGGCGACACGTACACCATCCGCACGGCCAGCGGCGGCACCCACCTCTACTTCGAGACCCCGGAGAGCATGAGCCTGCGGAACACTGCTGGGACCCTCGGCTGGAAGATCGACACGCGCGCGGGCGGCGGCTACGTAGTCGGCACCGGCAGCATGGTTGCCGACACCGCGTACACGCTCGCAAGCAATGCCGATGTGGCCCCGCTTCCCGAGTGGTTGAAGAAGCTCCTCGCACCGGCCCCGCTGCCGCCTCAGCGTCCCGTCCGCGTGCCGTTGATTGCGGAAGGCCGTCGGGGCGCGTATTTGACCTTCGTCGTCAACGCCGAGCGTGAGCGGGTCACGGGCGCCCCCGAGGGGCACCGCAACAACGCCCTCTACGAAGCCTCGATCGCCCTCGGGCAGCTCGTCGCGGGCGGTGAGCTCTGCACGGCCTTCGTCACTGAGCACCTGACCCAGGCTGCGCTCCTCGTCGGCCTCGGCGAGATCGAGGCCCGTCGCACCATCGCCTCCGGCTTCCGCGCCGGTGCCAAGCGCCCGCGGACGTTCGAGCAGGGGAGTGCGGCATGA
- a CDS encoding cell division protein FtsK, which produces MNHEDNDGSERELFAHLEKEMKDAASGGSAFDFINRWSGKPDSGTEPDPEPTEADPSKVVNVDRAGGPSGPTLMDRVSGAKRRPVIPKWTRSVDEFKQAGQGVLKYAWHIASYHAIRTPWYATRLMLQSPLGAARFVGESLRWMKDAEGDVFRKEAAAHADIDRYLKLSRQRDRRVRWRTAVGVAASIMGVTTVLAVYVLAPDWLLATVGVSAALALGWLGQPADAPVVHRSVEIPKATKLTSDIVLRALGSLGIPAINQAQSRGEDGFNFTSPITRDGPGWLAEGDLPYGVTVTDVADRREKLASGLRRPLGCVWPESVPDEHTGRLRLWVGDQDMSQTTTAKWPLATSGGVDLFKPVKWGTDQRGRWVGITLMFIAGIIGAIPRMGKTFLLRLLLLIAALDVRAEIHTYDLKGTGDLDSVGDRVAYRHRAGEEIEDIEYAIADMRELQGELRRRAKVIRSLPRDLCPESKVTTELASRRSLGLHPIAIGVDECQIWFEHSKYGAEFKEICTDLVKRGPATGIVLLLATQRPDKDSIPTAISANASARWCLKVMGQIENDMVLGTGSYKRGVRANMFAWGDKGICYFLGEGADARIVRSAFIDAVEADRIALRARGLRERAGTLAGHALGELPDVEPVHASDVLSDVLAVVPAEEPKVWSETLLGRLAELRPEIYGEWTLEQLAAGLKPHGIRTGQVWGTAEDGKGVNRRGIKRADLLKAVAERDGSAEAA; this is translated from the coding sequence GTGAATCACGAGGACAACGACGGCTCGGAGCGCGAGCTTTTCGCGCATCTGGAGAAGGAGATGAAGGACGCCGCCTCCGGCGGGTCCGCGTTCGACTTCATCAACCGTTGGTCAGGGAAGCCGGACTCCGGCACAGAGCCCGACCCTGAGCCGACCGAGGCCGACCCGAGCAAGGTCGTGAACGTCGACCGCGCTGGCGGTCCGTCGGGCCCGACCCTGATGGACCGGGTGAGTGGCGCGAAGCGTCGGCCAGTCATCCCCAAGTGGACGCGCTCGGTTGATGAGTTCAAGCAGGCGGGTCAGGGAGTCCTGAAGTACGCGTGGCACATCGCCTCATATCACGCGATCCGCACGCCGTGGTACGCGACGAGGCTCATGCTGCAGTCTCCGCTCGGCGCCGCCCGCTTCGTGGGCGAGAGTCTGCGGTGGATGAAGGACGCGGAGGGCGACGTCTTCCGCAAGGAGGCGGCCGCACACGCGGACATCGACCGCTATCTGAAGCTCTCCCGGCAGCGTGACCGGCGCGTCCGCTGGCGGACGGCCGTCGGGGTCGCCGCCTCGATCATGGGCGTGACCACCGTGCTTGCCGTGTACGTCCTGGCCCCGGACTGGCTCCTCGCCACGGTCGGCGTCTCAGCGGCGCTCGCCCTCGGCTGGCTCGGCCAGCCTGCGGATGCTCCGGTTGTCCACAGGTCTGTGGAGATCCCCAAGGCCACGAAGCTCACCAGTGACATCGTGCTCCGTGCGCTGGGATCGCTCGGCATCCCGGCCATCAATCAGGCGCAGTCCCGGGGCGAGGACGGCTTCAACTTCACCTCGCCGATCACGCGGGACGGCCCCGGCTGGCTGGCCGAAGGCGACCTTCCGTACGGCGTGACGGTGACGGACGTGGCCGACCGTCGGGAGAAGCTCGCGTCGGGCCTGCGCCGGCCGCTCGGCTGTGTCTGGCCTGAGTCGGTGCCCGACGAGCACACCGGCCGACTCCGGCTCTGGGTCGGCGATCAGGACATGTCGCAGACGACCACTGCGAAGTGGCCGCTCGCCACGTCGGGCGGCGTGGACCTCTTCAAGCCCGTCAAGTGGGGGACTGACCAGCGGGGACGCTGGGTCGGCATCACCCTGATGTTCATCGCGGGCATCATCGGCGCCATCCCGCGCATGGGCAAGACATTCCTCCTGCGCCTCCTTCTCCTGATCGCGGCACTCGACGTCCGAGCCGAGATCCACACGTACGACCTGAAGGGGACCGGCGATCTCGACAGCGTCGGCGATCGAGTGGCCTACCGGCACCGGGCTGGCGAGGAGATTGAGGACATCGAGTACGCCATTGCAGACATGCGCGAGCTGCAGGGCGAGCTTCGCCGCCGCGCGAAAGTGATCCGCTCGTTGCCGCGCGACCTCTGCCCGGAATCGAAGGTGACCACGGAGCTCGCCTCCCGGAGGTCGCTCGGCCTGCACCCGATCGCCATCGGCGTCGACGAGTGTCAGATCTGGTTCGAGCACTCCAAATACGGTGCGGAGTTCAAGGAAATCTGCACCGACCTGGTCAAGCGCGGACCGGCGACCGGCATCGTCCTTCTCCTGGCCACGCAGCGCCCCGACAAGGACTCCATTCCGACCGCGATCAGCGCCAACGCCTCGGCCCGGTGGTGCCTCAAAGTCATGGGCCAGATCGAGAACGACATGGTGCTCGGCACCGGCTCCTACAAGCGTGGCGTCCGCGCCAACATGTTCGCCTGGGGCGACAAGGGCATCTGCTACTTCCTTGGCGAGGGAGCCGACGCCCGCATCGTCCGCTCGGCCTTCATCGACGCCGTGGAAGCGGACCGCATCGCCCTCCGCGCGCGTGGTCTGCGCGAGCGCGCCGGTACCCTCGCCGGCCACGCGCTCGGCGAGCTGCCGGACGTCGAGCCGGTCCACGCGAGCGACGTCCTCAGCGACGTCCTGGCCGTCGTTCCCGCTGAGGAGCCGAAGGTCTGGTCCGAGACACTCCTTGGCCGGCTCGCTGAGCTCCGCCCCGAGATCTACGGGGAATGGACGCTCGAACAGCTCGCCGCCGGGCTCAAGCCGCACGGTATCCGTACCGGCCAGGTCTGGGGTACGGCCGAGGACGGCAAGGGCGTCAACCGGCGTGGCATCAAGCGCGCCGATCTCCTCAAGGCGGTCGCAGAACGTGACGGAAGCGCCGAAGCCGCGTAG
- a CDS encoding DUF2637 domain-containing protein, translating to MTTAQTVEAHPLSQSERLLLWGVILAGAGVGALGLASSYNSVGRAASSWGFSEPWMLPIGIDIAIPVFTAARLLLIRLGMPLAWVHFAPWALTLVTCWLNVAAGDSVSAKIAHGSMPLIWVGLSEIAAHVYAVRIGVATGKRMERIRRSRWFIAPWTTTMLWRRMVLWELTDYRKALSLEKDRLLLRAEFRQAYGSGWRWKAPRRDLVLLKLGALTPGGMAPPDEKDEQESGDELGPRQETPRRRRPARQDRNNPRMTWEQALDKARLETAGWPYGRLDAEPIRKAIGCSQERSRQLRDVLRTEREPEETASLGA from the coding sequence GTGACGACAGCGCAGACCGTCGAAGCGCACCCATTGAGCCAAAGCGAGAGACTGCTGCTCTGGGGTGTGATCCTCGCGGGAGCGGGGGTGGGAGCTCTCGGGCTCGCGTCCTCGTACAACTCCGTCGGCAGAGCCGCCTCGTCATGGGGGTTCTCGGAGCCGTGGATGCTTCCGATCGGAATCGACATCGCGATCCCTGTTTTCACGGCGGCCCGGCTACTGCTGATCCGGCTCGGCATGCCGCTTGCGTGGGTGCACTTCGCTCCGTGGGCGCTGACTCTCGTCACGTGCTGGCTGAACGTCGCTGCCGGCGACTCCGTCTCCGCGAAGATCGCGCATGGGTCCATGCCGCTGATCTGGGTGGGGCTGAGCGAGATCGCCGCGCATGTCTACGCGGTACGGATCGGCGTCGCGACCGGGAAGCGCATGGAGCGCATCCGGCGGTCCCGGTGGTTCATCGCTCCCTGGACGACGACGATGCTGTGGCGACGCATGGTCCTGTGGGAGCTGACCGACTATCGCAAGGCCCTGAGCCTGGAGAAGGATCGACTCCTCCTCCGTGCCGAGTTCCGTCAGGCCTACGGGTCGGGCTGGCGCTGGAAGGCGCCGCGCCGGGATCTCGTACTCCTCAAATTGGGTGCGTTGACGCCCGGCGGGATGGCCCCGCCCGACGAGAAGGACGAGCAAGAGTCGGGCGATGAGCTGGGGCCCCGGCAGGAAACGCCCAGGCGCCGCCGCCCCGCACGCCAGGACAGGAACAACCCGCGCATGACGTGGGAGCAGGCGCTCGACAAAGCCCGTTTGGAGACGGCCGGTTGGCCGTACGGGCGTCTGGACGCCGAGCCGATCCGCAAGGCCATCGGATGCAGTCAGGAGCGCTCCCGACAGCTTCGGGACGTCCTCCGGACGGAGCGCGAGCCAGAGGAAACCGCCAGCTTGGGCGCTTGA
- a CDS encoding GntR family transcriptional regulator has protein sequence MAKAYEKIADNLREQIRAGQYGPGDRLPSEADLVKSSGRSGPTVQQALRVLQAEGLIEKRHGIGTFVRRPRTPVLRDNARHQWEKERALAPEEQRLETGATEHDTGLEINDLVFHATYRDIKAAKEVSKAMGVAEGTPLVERTYRTRYSAEREPFSLVTSYLIRSLVESNPDLLDETKEPWPGGTMNQLHTVGIEIDRIEERITARPPTSEEAEELGLPPGTAVLVLRKTQYDTKDRVVELSDVTFPGDRTEMLFTTHLERW, from the coding sequence ATGGCGAAGGCCTACGAGAAGATTGCGGACAACCTTCGCGAGCAGATTCGCGCAGGCCAGTACGGCCCTGGCGATCGCCTGCCCTCCGAGGCCGACCTCGTCAAGAGCAGCGGCCGGAGCGGGCCAACGGTCCAACAGGCCCTGCGCGTGCTCCAGGCCGAGGGGCTTATTGAGAAGCGCCACGGCATCGGCACGTTCGTGCGCCGGCCACGCACCCCCGTCCTCCGCGACAACGCGCGACACCAGTGGGAGAAGGAACGTGCCCTCGCTCCCGAGGAGCAACGCCTCGAAACAGGCGCGACTGAGCACGACACGGGCTTGGAAATCAACGACCTCGTCTTCCACGCCACCTACCGCGACATCAAGGCCGCCAAGGAAGTCAGTAAGGCGATGGGTGTCGCCGAGGGCACACCGCTCGTGGAGCGCACCTACCGGACTCGGTACAGCGCCGAACGCGAGCCCTTCAGCCTGGTGACCTCGTACTTGATTCGAAGCCTCGTCGAGTCCAACCCGGATCTCCTGGACGAGACGAAGGAGCCGTGGCCGGGCGGCACGATGAACCAGCTCCACACCGTGGGCATCGAGATCGACCGCATCGAGGAGCGCATCACCGCCCGCCCCCCTACCTCCGAGGAAGCCGAGGAGCTCGGCCTGCCGCCGGGCACCGCGGTGCTTGTGCTCCGCAAGACGCAGTACGACACCAAAGACCGCGTCGTCGAGTTGTCGGACGTCACGTTTCCCGGGGACCGCACAGAAATGCTCTTCACGACTCACTTGGAAAGGTGGTGA
- a CDS encoding glycosyltransferase family 2 protein, translating to MSRRIIIVTAVHAPSAHFLPDAYKSLCDQELPEGWDWHWLIQEDGQTEQVRPHVPDDERITFRQGRHGGPGVARMMALANADGEYVKVLDADDQLPPGALARDLAALEADPTIGWATSRVLDLMPDGSTVGFPGDPEPGPIERQTVIDYWAEHSYRASVHPATLFVRRDLLLALGGWMALPASEDTGLLLALNSVARGWFSSEVGLLYRKWEGQATGQDAHVDASERDARMAVVEARARALDYFQWRYPVSSD from the coding sequence GTGAGCCGGCGCATCATTATCGTCACGGCCGTTCACGCCCCCTCGGCGCACTTTCTCCCCGATGCATACAAGTCTCTGTGTGACCAGGAGCTACCTGAGGGGTGGGATTGGCACTGGCTGATCCAGGAAGACGGCCAGACAGAACAGGTCCGCCCGCACGTGCCTGACGACGAGCGGATCACCTTCCGTCAGGGACGCCATGGCGGGCCCGGCGTCGCACGCATGATGGCGCTCGCCAACGCCGATGGCGAGTATGTGAAGGTCCTGGACGCCGATGACCAACTCCCCCCGGGCGCGCTCGCGCGGGACCTGGCGGCGCTCGAAGCGGACCCCACCATCGGGTGGGCGACGTCCCGCGTACTGGATCTGATGCCGGACGGTTCAACCGTGGGGTTCCCCGGAGACCCCGAGCCCGGACCCATCGAGCGTCAGACTGTCATCGACTACTGGGCCGAGCACAGCTACCGAGCCTCGGTACACCCTGCGACCCTGTTCGTCCGGCGGGATCTACTCCTGGCGCTCGGCGGATGGATGGCCCTTCCGGCCTCCGAGGACACGGGCCTCCTCCTGGCCCTCAACTCTGTTGCCCGCGGCTGGTTCTCCTCCGAGGTCGGGCTTCTCTACCGCAAGTGGGAGGGGCAGGCGACCGGCCAGGACGCGCACGTGGATGCCAGCGAGCGTGATGCCCGCATGGCCGTCGTGGAAGCGCGAGCCCGCGCCCTCGACTACTTCCAGTGGCGATACCCGGTCAGCTCCGATTGA
- a CDS encoding GntR family transcriptional regulator, which produces MREQASYLRIADDLRRRIADQEWASGEQLPSRAALAREFGVSGAIIRRAQEALITDGVLEGRAGSGTYVAAQRKRCRMARFQTTYQAGAGYRGPDLGVLGEGETWEGRSDVMTPAPAEIAARLGVDEGAYCVRTAYEHLVDDKPVYLTTSWEPYDVTKGSLVVLPDGGPLAGAGVVRRMAELGISVTRTQERSEPGTTNAEEAHLLGVQRGTPCTRIERSFYSDDGRAVETADIVVPSVLCEIVYELPVNRS; this is translated from the coding sequence ATGCGAGAGCAGGCGTCTTACCTTCGGATCGCCGACGACCTCCGTCGGCGCATTGCCGATCAAGAGTGGGCTTCGGGCGAGCAGCTGCCGTCGCGAGCGGCGCTCGCTCGGGAATTCGGCGTCAGCGGCGCGATCATCCGGCGGGCTCAGGAAGCCCTCATCACGGATGGAGTGCTGGAGGGCCGTGCAGGCTCAGGAACGTACGTAGCCGCGCAACGGAAGCGCTGCCGCATGGCCCGCTTCCAGACGACATATCAGGCGGGAGCGGGCTACAGGGGACCTGACCTGGGAGTGCTTGGCGAGGGGGAAACCTGGGAAGGGCGCAGCGATGTCATGACGCCAGCTCCGGCGGAGATCGCTGCGCGCCTCGGCGTCGACGAGGGCGCCTACTGCGTCCGGACGGCCTATGAGCACCTGGTTGACGACAAGCCCGTGTACCTGACGACGAGTTGGGAGCCGTACGACGTCACGAAGGGCTCACTCGTGGTACTGCCTGACGGCGGCCCGCTGGCCGGCGCCGGTGTGGTGCGGCGCATGGCCGAACTCGGCATCTCGGTCACACGCACACAGGAGCGCTCCGAGCCAGGAACGACGAACGCCGAGGAGGCGCACCTCCTCGGCGTTCAGCGCGGCACGCCCTGCACTCGCATCGAGCGGTCCTTCTACAGCGATGACGGGCGGGCCGTTGAGACAGCGGACATCGTCGTCCCGTCCGTGCTCTGTGAGATCGTGTACGAGCTTCCTGTCAATCGGAGCTGA
- a CDS encoding GntR family transcriptional regulator: protein MAQNRHVHIANDLRRSIKRGTYAPGTPIPPETALMEQYRASRPTVRIALAQIENEGLLIRLHGRGNFVRHQSGLIAYSAGSRTADRIADTNAALQVSVSQRNVNASDDQAALLGLPVGSALAEYRYQGHYRTDPCSLTLIYVPHSVGTIDISVHDATPTGEDVREALAQVGVHIAETRTRVASRLPSPEETRTLAIGSGAPVMEIERVSLDAEARVVELARIVLPGFNAEVHFDDRAPAPKLEAA, encoded by the coding sequence ATGGCCCAGAACCGTCACGTGCACATCGCGAATGACCTGCGCCGCAGCATCAAGCGCGGCACCTACGCCCCTGGTACTCCGATCCCTCCGGAGACCGCATTGATGGAGCAGTACCGGGCCAGCCGGCCCACGGTCCGGATCGCTCTGGCCCAGATCGAGAACGAGGGGCTGCTGATCCGTCTTCACGGACGTGGGAACTTCGTCCGGCATCAGTCGGGGCTCATCGCCTACAGCGCCGGAAGCCGCACGGCGGACCGCATCGCCGACACGAATGCCGCGCTGCAGGTCAGTGTCAGCCAGCGGAACGTGAACGCCAGTGACGACCAGGCCGCGCTTCTCGGGCTGCCAGTCGGCAGTGCCCTGGCCGAGTACCGCTACCAGGGGCACTACCGAACTGACCCCTGCAGCCTGACGTTGATCTACGTGCCCCACTCGGTCGGCACGATCGATATCTCCGTACACGACGCTACCCCGACCGGCGAGGACGTACGGGAGGCACTCGCGCAGGTAGGCGTTCATATCGCCGAGACGCGAACGCGTGTGGCCTCTCGTCTCCCGAGCCCGGAAGAGACGAGGACCCTGGCCATCGGATCCGGTGCACCGGTCATGGAGATCGAGCGGGTCTCCCTCGATGCCGAGGCCCGCGTCGTCGAGCTCGCTCGCATCGTCCTTCCGGGGTTCAACGCCGAGGTGCACTTCGACGATCGGGCACCGGCGCCCAAGTTGGAGGCAGCGTGA
- a CDS encoding FkbM family methyltransferase: MSPSDVLTTLGARYVRNAPLSLAKAQMAEHWLNPRLREHPRRRVVRSAAGDAFAVDTKDLIQRYLYLFGVWEPHMSHWLETRLEPGDVFVDVGANIGVFSVLGSRLVGSTGSVVAIEASPTFHRRVLQHAELNHCENIRAANVAVSDERKTLTFVLASSNNMGANSIVPYDGSAESSFEMEAFSIADVLTPDEVARARVIKIDVEGAEGSVVRGLEPLLGELRTDVEIALEITPDRMELLGDSAEELLETMRKHGFHMYRLPTDYSPVSYPRAIRHPVPPIRWRDRILGETELIFSRVDAEMLR, translated from the coding sequence ATGTCTCCCTCGGATGTGCTGACCACCCTAGGGGCCCGCTATGTGCGTAATGCGCCGCTGTCGCTGGCGAAGGCCCAGATGGCAGAGCACTGGCTCAACCCGCGCCTTCGAGAACACCCTCGGCGCCGGGTCGTCCGGTCTGCGGCTGGGGACGCCTTCGCCGTCGACACCAAGGACCTGATTCAGCGGTACCTCTACCTCTTCGGGGTGTGGGAGCCGCACATGTCCCACTGGCTGGAGACCCGACTGGAGCCGGGCGACGTCTTTGTGGACGTCGGGGCCAACATCGGCGTCTTTTCCGTGCTCGGCTCCCGCCTCGTCGGCAGCACCGGCAGCGTGGTGGCGATCGAAGCGTCCCCCACCTTCCACCGCCGGGTGCTTCAGCATGCAGAGCTCAACCACTGCGAGAACATCCGCGCGGCCAATGTGGCGGTCTCCGACGAGCGCAAGACACTGACCTTCGTGCTGGCCAGCTCGAACAACATGGGTGCCAACTCGATCGTCCCGTACGACGGGTCGGCAGAGTCCAGCTTCGAGATGGAGGCGTTCTCCATAGCCGACGTTCTGACGCCGGACGAGGTCGCCAGGGCCCGTGTGATCAAGATTGACGTCGAGGGTGCAGAGGGGAGCGTCGTCCGCGGCCTGGAGCCGCTACTCGGCGAGCTTCGGACGGATGTCGAGATCGCCCTGGAGATCACCCCGGACCGGATGGAACTGCTCGGCGACTCGGCCGAGGAGCTGCTGGAGACCATGCGCAAGCACGGCTTCCACATGTACCGACTCCCCACCGACTACTCGCCTGTCAGCTACCCCCGCGCGATCCGCCACCCCGTGCCTCCCATTCGTTGGCGAGATCGGATCCTGGGGGAGACGGAGCTGATCTTCTCGCGAGTCGATGCCGAGATGCTGCGCTGA
- a CDS encoding DUF6233 domain-containing protein, with product MNDKGDFTPDVSRPQADVTLPNGQHLQAAVVRRRRDRSGVWWYDLEIELPDRVDRRHGPALTSRTVTFCAPYPVVQRIEGEDYSSLDLPPPEERKRWRLSPPPPGDSWADACLHRPDCAQAQSSGGMVTDQEALEALAGPDVTVSCLVCRPDTVLQHGR from the coding sequence ATGAATGACAAGGGCGACTTCACGCCCGACGTCTCGCGCCCCCAGGCAGACGTCACGCTCCCGAATGGCCAGCACCTGCAGGCGGCGGTGGTCCGCCGGCGCCGGGACCGCTCGGGCGTGTGGTGGTACGACCTGGAAATCGAGCTGCCCGACCGAGTCGACCGCCGCCACGGGCCGGCCCTGACATCGCGCACGGTCACCTTCTGCGCCCCGTACCCCGTCGTCCAGCGGATTGAGGGGGAGGACTACAGCAGCCTCGATCTCCCGCCGCCCGAGGAGCGCAAGCGCTGGCGCCTGTCCCCGCCGCCCCCCGGCGATTCCTGGGCTGACGCCTGCCTCCACCGCCCCGACTGCGCGCAGGCGCAGTCGTCGGGTGGCATGGTGACCGACCAGGAGGCGCTGGAGGCACTCGCCGGGCCGGACGTCACCGTGTCGTGTCTGGTGTGTCGCCCCGACACCGTCCTGCAGCACGGTCGCTGA
- a CDS encoding lasso RiPP family leader peptide-containing protein — protein MEQNTTPVYSTPVVLDAGDVVEVTLGTNTFDTADDTQYKNA, from the coding sequence ATGGAGCAGAACACCACCCCCGTCTACAGCACGCCGGTCGTCCTGGACGCCGGCGACGTCGTCGAGGTGACGCTGGGCACCAACACCTTCGACACCGCCGACGACACCCAGTACAAGAACGCCTGA